A genome region from Panicum virgatum strain AP13 chromosome 4K, P.virgatum_v5, whole genome shotgun sequence includes the following:
- the LOC120703527 gene encoding protein ROS1A-like isoform X2, with protein sequence MQEGPEQRMHVPHGINLCFSTSLPFQMDSNIELGTVEVTPPVTFEKLSANPQPVSDDAGAAEVTEMNGKSVQKPKRKKHRPKVIKEGQSAKLQKPKTPKPPKEKGNQPTGKRKYVRRKGLSTPSEQPPSGGGDTHTRAETGVVQRCLNFDTGDQHRHLGLVPQAHTTDIHNGPGDNQPSISGVERGNVQAACHWSGTCSTICSVDPMADLQELQVDSIPKRVNFNLNNSIVNQMPTTYSNLMDSSGEFFQFGVRDKVQTNQLLDSHSSLPVRCVSHLTRSLDHMQHQSANFDQHICTTQACTDKSPRNYQMRHGYRMPESMTTASQHTERVSMRGNFNPEACVGEGAVIKQMTQCYRIPESSLVPPKHSEINVTNGDLNEFSVNNDYLKFATHDNYQTGPAFGFHDAPDYSDVFAMGKKREHNAISDHQISFRIDFDNSNRARQFCSNDPHSTSSQTSYYPETRKKMRPENHSNRLNGATGNFSSSSVFSDSRNTNKISSVNPGICTLADIQRLMVLEKSRAFQKIIDFGASGHNIAQQQVEPAVQNIVGEEFIALPDKQIRSFSAQNIPLSGSTVSPLGESNILRNGMHQIQPWEITSMQDHCSNNFALPGTCSGYLKAGYTQLSSSVVNPSIDNYIQSNAIHQHQSFENVMAKEPILLSETHNTSSQEAHKYCIAAATDDHIRTTSDEVVRATSQPTSQSTRSGNCHLDPPRLTAEENSTEKPRKRGRPRKDAKPNGKPKEKGTRGKQNVGHAKTMSPKGACTDSLKTNGTTYASEPSNGITPRMANVESKSSDHDKHTGITTKATYGGIIPQATASMLDPLDGIIQKLKVLSINREDEIVADIPQNALVPYGGEFSALVAFEGKSKKSRSRAKVNIDPVTTMMWNLLMGPDMGDGAERLDKDKEKWLDEERRVFKGRVDSFIARMHLVQGDRRFSRWKGSVVDSVVGVFLTQNVSDHLSSSAFMAVAAKFPAKTDVPEKPVAEMSHTPEQKDSFSGLFGDSIKLQGKLFIEEISDIRSLVTTEDNEESNSKDLIGSSSGYGVNHTAGACQVSYMKSHENGPSGSVLRAASFSSVVEAEAGSLEDVISSQDSAVSSQNSPDYLFHRTDPIGSSSLQNFAEEDYIMRNMSNGIGSSTEYTTLPPMQEPKGMPGSSEYDGLNLPPVSGVNKGVFLDLNRSYQPFHTSMSFVQNGESDFTGVSCFSHIDKSFCAGPDRVNSSVTQSEASHYHLPPASAMGNNNKTKVIDSSNHSLYSANAPLSQERRTCPSDPSQQDKSSPIIKQNFQPLHSSEKVPFPKEHSSCGNDSVRNKTEAPFMESHVYTNLQEVYTTTTQQVQSGCSQHDNGVRVQATAYENHQSSILHETQNSHSEVLQGVASDSTQKFSDTQKGPSEISQDGSKAKKVRGRPKKKTYDWDSLRKEVLSNGGNKQRSHNARDAVDWEAVRQAEVREISETIRERGMNNKLAERIKEFLDRLVTDHGSIDLEWLRDVQPDKAKDYLLSIRGLGLKSVECVRLLTLHHMAFPVDTNVGRICVRLGWVPLQPLPESLQLHLLEMYPMLEHIQKYLWPRLCKLDQRTLYELHYQMITFGKVFCTKSKPNCNSCPMRAECKHFASAFARDN encoded by the exons ATGCAAGAGGGGCCGGAGCAAAGGATGCATGTCCCTCATGGTATCAATCTGTGTTTCTCAACTTCTCTGCCTTTTCAGATGGATTCTAACATTGAGCTGGGCACCGTAGAAGTTACTCCGCCTGTAACATTTGAGAAGTTATCTGCTAACCCACAACCTGTTAGTGATGATGCTGGAGCGGCTGAAGTTACTGAAATGAATGGAAAATCAGTTCAAAAACCTAAGAGGAAAAAACATAGGCCAAAGGTCATTAAAGAAGGACAGTCAGCAAAGTTGCAGAAGCCTAAAACTCCAAAGCCTCCCAAGGAAAAAGGGAATCAGCCTACTGGGAAGAGAAAGTATGTCCGGAGGAAGGGACTAAGTACACCATCCGAACAACCTCCATCAGGAGGTGGTGATACTCATACTAGAGCTGAAACAGGAGTAGTTCAAAGATGTTTGAACTTTGATACAGGAGACCAACATAGGCATTTGGGTCTTGTACCACAAGCCCACACGACGGACATACATAATGGTCCTGGGGACAATCAACCATCAATATCTGGAGTTGAAAGAGGTAATGTCCAGGCAGCATGCCATTGGAGTGGTACCTGCAGCACTATTTGTTCAGTTGATCCAATGGCTGATTTGCAAGAATTACAGGTAGACAGCATACCTAAAAGGGTTAATTTTAATCTGAACAATTCTATAGTAAATCAGATGCCAACCACTTATTCTAATCTAATGGACAGCTCTGGAGAATTTTTTCAGTTTGGTGTAAGAGATAAAGTTCAAACAAATCAGTTACTGGATTCTCATTCTAGTCTTCCAGTTAGATGTGTCTCTCATCTCACCAGATCATTAGATCATATGCAGCACCAATCAGCCAATtttgatcagcacatatgcacAACTCAAGCTTGTACAGACAAATCACCTAGAAATTATCAGATGCGTCATGGTTATAGAATGCCGGAAAGTATGACTACAGCTTCCCAGCATACTGAAAGGGTCTCAATGAGGGGCAATTTCAATCCTGAAGCTTGTGTAGGAGAAGGTGCCGTAATCAAACAAATGACCCAATGTTACAGAATCCCAGAAAGTTCACTTGTACCTCCCAAGCATAGTGAAATAAACGTGACGAATGGAGATCTGAATGAATTTTCTGTGAATAATGATTACTTGAAGTTTGCTACCCATGATAACTACCAAACTGGGCCAGCTTTTGGTTTTCATGATGCCCCAGACTATTCAGATGTTTTCGCAATGGGTAAAAAAAGAGAACACAATGCTATCAGTGATCATCAGATTTCTTTTAGAATTGATTTCGACAACTCAAATAGAGCAAGGCAGTTCTGTAGTAATGACCCCCATTCCACTAGCTCTCAAACATCTTATTATCCTGAAACACGCAAAAAAATGAGACCAGAAAATCACAGCAATCGCCTCAATGGAGCCACAGgaaatttttcttcctcatcGGTATTTTCAGATAGTCGGAATACAAATAAAATTTCATCTGTAAACCCTGGAATTTGTACCTTGGCTGACATACAAAGGTTGATGGTCCTTGAGAAATCACGAGCTTTCCAAAAAATTATTGACTTTGGGGCATCAGGACACAACATCGCACAGCAACAAGTTGAACCTGCTGTGCAAAATATTGTTGGTGAAGAGTTTATTGCTTTACCTGATAAACAGATCAGAAGCTTCAGTGCGCAAAACATACCATTGTCTGGCAGTACAGTGAGCCCTCTGGGAGAAAGTAATATTCTGAGGAATGGAATGCATCAAATTCAGCCTTGGGAAATCACATCTATGCAGGATCACTGTAGCAACAATTTTGCTTTACCAGGTACATGCTCTGGATACTTAAAAGCAGGGTACACACAATTGTCTAGCAGTGTAGTGAACCCATCCATAGATAACTATATTCAGAGTAATGCTATTCATCAGCAtcaatcctttgaaaatgttaTGGCTAAGGAGCCAATCTTGTTGTCTGAAACACACAACACTTCCAGTCAAGAGGCTCATAAGTACTGCATTGCTGCTGCTACTGATGATCACATCAGAACTACAAGTGATGAAGTTGTGAGGGCCACTTCTCAACCTACAAGCCAGTCAACTAGAAGTGGGAACTGCCATCTAGACCCACCTAGATTGACTGCAGAAGAAAACTCCACCGAGAAGCCAAGAAAAAGGGGCCGCCCAAGAAAAGATGCAAAGCCCAATGGGAAACCAAAAGAAAAAGGTACTAGAGGAAAACAAAATGTTGGTCATGCAAAAACCATGTCGCCGAAAGGTGCATGTACTGACTCCTTAAAAACTAATGGGACTACATATGCTTCTGAACCTTCCAATGGAATTACTCCTAGGATGGCAAATGTGGAGTCGAAAAGCTCTGACCATGATAAGCATACTGGCATAACTACCAAGGCTACTTATGGAGGAATCATTCCTCAAGCTACAGCATCAATGCTAGATCCTTTAGATGGAATAATTCAAAAGCTTAAGGTCTTAAGCATAAACAGAGAAGATGAAATTGTGGCAGACATACCCCAAAATGCTCTTGTCCCTTATGGAGGTGAATTTAGTGCACTGGTTGCATTTGAGGGGAAGTCAAAGAAAAGTCGTTCTCGGGCCAAAGTGAACATCGATCCGGTCACCACAATGATGTGGAACTTATTGATGGGACCAGATATGGGTGATGGTGCTGAAAGGTTAGACAAGGATAAAGAGAAATGGCTTGATGAAGAAAGAAGAGTGTTCAAAGGACGAGTTGATTCATTCATTGCTCGTATGCATCTAGTTCAGG GGGACAGGCGTTTCTCTCGATGGAAAGGATCCGTCGTGGACTCAGTTGTGGGTGTATTTCTTACCCAGAATGTCTCGGATCATCTTTCTAG TTCTGCTTTCATGGCAGTTGCTGCCAAATTTCCTGCAAAGACAGATGTCCCTGAAAAACCTGTGGCTGAGATGTCTCACACACCTGAACAGAAGGATAGTTTTTCTGGACTTTTTGGTGATTCTATCAAGTTGCAGGGGAAGTTATTCATTGAAGAGATAAGTGACATTAGATCATTAGTCACTACAGAAGataatgaagaaagtaatagtAAGGACTTGATTGGAAGCTCTTCTGGATATGGAGTAAACCATACAGCTGGAGCATGCCAGGTCTCTTATATGAAGTCCCATGAAAATGGGCCATCAGGTTCTGTTCTTCGAGCAGCCAGCTTTTCAAGTGTGGTAGAAGCTGAAGCTGGGTCATTGGAGGATGTTATTTCTTCACAAGATTCTGCCGTTTCTTCCCAAAATTCCCCAGATTACCTCTTTCACAGAACTGACCCAATAGGTTCTAGTTCATTGCAAAATTTCGCAGAAGAGGACTATATCATGAGAAATATGTCCAATGGGATTGGCAGCTCAACTGAGTATACAACGCTTCCGCCAATGCAAGAGCCAAAAGGCATGCCCGGATCATCAGAGTATGATGGACTTAATCTCCCTCCAGTCTCAGGTGTGAACAAGGGTGTGTTCCTTGATCTAAACAGATCATATCAGCCATTTCATACTTCTATGTCCTTTGTTCAGAATGGTGAGTCTGATTTCACAGGTGTGTCATGCTTCAGCCATATAGATAAATCATTCTGCGCAGGCCCTGATAGAGTGAACTCCAGTGTGACACAATCTGAGGCTAGCCATTATCATCTTCCACCTGCTTCTGCCATGGGAAACAATAATAAAACCAAAGTAATTGATTCCTCAAACCATTCTTTGTACAGTGCAAATGCACCACTTAGTCAAGAGAGGAGAACTTGCCCTTCTGACCCTTCACAACAAGACAAATCATCACCAATAATTAAACAAAATTTCCAACCATTACATAGCTCAGAGAAAGTGCCATTTCCCAAGGAGCACTCTTCCTGTGGAAACGATTCTGTGAGGAACAAAACTGAAGCTCCTTTCATGGAATCGCATGTTTATACAAACCTTCAAGAGGTGTACACTACCACAACACAGCAAGTTCAATCAGGATGCAGCCAACATGATAATGGTGTTAGAGTTCAGGCAACAGCATATGAGAATCATCAGTCTTCAATCTTGCATGAAACCCAGAACTCTCATTCAGAGGTCTTGCAAGGAGTTGCTTCAGACTCGACACAGAAGTTCAGTGATACTCAAAAGGGGCCATCAGAAATTTCTCAAGATGGATCAAAGGCCAAGAAGGTACGGGGCCGACCTAAAAAGAAAACCTATGACTGGGACAGTTTGCGAAAAGAAGTGCTTTCCAATGGTGGGAATAAACAACGAAGTCACAATGCAAGGGATGCTGTTGATTGGGAGGCCGTTAGACAAGCAGAAGTGCGAGAAATATCTGAAACTATCAGAGAAAGAGGAATGAATAACAAGCTTGCAGAACGGATAAAG GAATTCCTTGACCGATTGGTGACAGATCATGGAAGCATTGATCTTGAATGGCTAAGAGACGTTCAACCGGACAAAGCAAA GGACTACCTTCTAAGCATTAGAGGGCTTGGACTCAAAAGTGTTGAGTGCGTTCGTCTGCTGACTCTGCATCATATGGCTTTTCCA GTGGACACAAATGTTGGTCGGATATGCGTGAGGCTTGGATGGGTTCCACTTCAACCCCTGCCAGAGTCTCTTCAGTTGCACCTATTGGAAAT GTATCCCATGCTGGAGCACATACAGAAATACCTTTGGCCTCGACTATGCAAGCTAGATCAACGGACATT GTATGAGCTTCACTACCAAATGATTACTTTTGGAAAG GTTTTCTGCACAAAAAGTAAGCCAAATTGCAATTCATGTCCAATGAGAGCTGAATGTAAGCATTTTGCTAGTGCATTTGCAAG AGACAATTGA
- the LOC120703527 gene encoding protein ROS1A-like isoform X1, with translation MQEGPEQRMHVPHGINLCFSTSLPFQMDSNIELGTVEVTPPVTFEKLSANPQPVSDDAGAAEVTEMNGKSVQKPKRKKHRPKVIKEGQSAKLQKPKTPKPPKEKGNQPTGKRKYVRRKGLSTPSEQPPSGGGDTHTRAETGVVQRCLNFDTGDQHRHLGLVPQAHTTDIHNGPGDNQPSISGVERGNVQAACHWSGTCSTICSVDPMADLQELQVDSIPKRVNFNLNNSIVNQMPTTYSNLMDSSGEFFQFGVRDKVQTNQLLDSHSSLPVRCVSHLTRSLDHMQHQSANFDQHICTTQACTDKSPRNYQMRHGYRMPESMTTASQHTERVSMRGNFNPEACVGEGAVIKQMTQCYRIPESSLVPPKHSEINVTNGDLNEFSVNNDYLKFATHDNYQTGPAFGFHDAPDYSDVFAMGKKREHNAISDHQISFRIDFDNSNRARQFCSNDPHSTSSQTSYYPETRKKMRPENHSNRLNGATGNFSSSSVFSDSRNTNKISSVNPGICTLADIQRLMVLEKSRAFQKIIDFGASGHNIAQQQVEPAVQNIVGEEFIALPDKQIRSFSAQNIPLSGSTVSPLGESNILRNGMHQIQPWEITSMQDHCSNNFALPGTCSGYLKAGYTQLSSSVVNPSIDNYIQSNAIHQHQSFENVMAKEPILLSETHNTSSQEAHKYCIAAATDDHIRTTSDEVVRATSQPTSQSTRSGNCHLDPPRLTAEENSTEKPRKRGRPRKDAKPNGKPKEKGTRGKQNVGHAKTMSPKGACTDSLKTNGTTYASEPSNGITPRMANVESKSSDHDKHTGITTKATYGGIIPQATASMLDPLDGIIQKLKVLSINREDEIVADIPQNALVPYGGEFSALVAFEGKSKKSRSRAKVNIDPVTTMMWNLLMGPDMGDGAERLDKDKEKWLDEERRVFKGRVDSFIARMHLVQGDRRFSRWKGSVVDSVVGVFLTQNVSDHLSSSAFMAVAAKFPAKTDVPEKPVAEMSHTPEQKDSFSGLFGDSIKLQGKLFIEEISDIRSLVTTEDNEESNSKDLIGSSSGYGVNHTAGACQVSYMKSHENGPSGSVLRAASFSSVVEAEAGSLEDVISSQDSAVSSQNSPDYLFHRTDPIGSSSLQNFAEEDYIMRNMSNGIGSSTEYTTLPPMQEPKGMPGSSEYDGLNLPPVSGVNKGVFLDLNRSYQPFHTSMSFVQNGESDFTGVSCFSHIDKSFCAGPDRVNSSVTQSEASHYHLPPASAMGNNNKTKVIDSSNHSLYSANAPLSQERRTCPSDPSQQDKSSPIIKQNFQPLHSSEKVPFPKEHSSCGNDSVRNKTEAPFMESHVYTNLQEVYTTTTQQVQSGCSQHDNGVRVQATAYENHQSSILHETQNSHSEVLQGVASDSTQKFSDTQKGPSEISQDGSKAKKVRGRPKKKTYDWDSLRKEVLSNGGNKQRSHNARDAVDWEAVRQAEVREISETIRERGMNNKLAERIKEFLDRLVTDHGSIDLEWLRDVQPDKAKDYLLSIRGLGLKSVECVRLLTLHHMAFPVDTNVGRICVRLGWVPLQPLPESLQLHLLEMYPMLEHIQKYLWPRLCKLDQRTLYELHYQMITFGKVFCTKSKPNCNSCPMRAECKHFASAFASARLALPAPEEKRLATSEDPSVVEFLHQAHINSRNVGQLEWNANYPKHAVSGNHQPIIEEPPSPEPEPENAETKECVIEDFFCEDPDEIPTINLNIEEFTQNLKNYMQANNIEIEDADMSKALVAITPEAASIPTPKLKNISRLRTEHQVYELPDSHPLLEGFEQREPDDPCPYLLSIWTPGETAQSTDAPKTFCNSGETGRLCGSSACFSCNSIREMQAQKVRGTLLIPCRTAMRGSFPLNGTYFQVNEVFADHYSSENPIDVPRSWIWDLPRRTVYFGTSVPTIFRGLTTEEIQQCFWRGFVCVRGFDRTVRAPRPLYARLHFPASKVVRGKKPGAAREEE, from the exons ATGCAAGAGGGGCCGGAGCAAAGGATGCATGTCCCTCATGGTATCAATCTGTGTTTCTCAACTTCTCTGCCTTTTCAGATGGATTCTAACATTGAGCTGGGCACCGTAGAAGTTACTCCGCCTGTAACATTTGAGAAGTTATCTGCTAACCCACAACCTGTTAGTGATGATGCTGGAGCGGCTGAAGTTACTGAAATGAATGGAAAATCAGTTCAAAAACCTAAGAGGAAAAAACATAGGCCAAAGGTCATTAAAGAAGGACAGTCAGCAAAGTTGCAGAAGCCTAAAACTCCAAAGCCTCCCAAGGAAAAAGGGAATCAGCCTACTGGGAAGAGAAAGTATGTCCGGAGGAAGGGACTAAGTACACCATCCGAACAACCTCCATCAGGAGGTGGTGATACTCATACTAGAGCTGAAACAGGAGTAGTTCAAAGATGTTTGAACTTTGATACAGGAGACCAACATAGGCATTTGGGTCTTGTACCACAAGCCCACACGACGGACATACATAATGGTCCTGGGGACAATCAACCATCAATATCTGGAGTTGAAAGAGGTAATGTCCAGGCAGCATGCCATTGGAGTGGTACCTGCAGCACTATTTGTTCAGTTGATCCAATGGCTGATTTGCAAGAATTACAGGTAGACAGCATACCTAAAAGGGTTAATTTTAATCTGAACAATTCTATAGTAAATCAGATGCCAACCACTTATTCTAATCTAATGGACAGCTCTGGAGAATTTTTTCAGTTTGGTGTAAGAGATAAAGTTCAAACAAATCAGTTACTGGATTCTCATTCTAGTCTTCCAGTTAGATGTGTCTCTCATCTCACCAGATCATTAGATCATATGCAGCACCAATCAGCCAATtttgatcagcacatatgcacAACTCAAGCTTGTACAGACAAATCACCTAGAAATTATCAGATGCGTCATGGTTATAGAATGCCGGAAAGTATGACTACAGCTTCCCAGCATACTGAAAGGGTCTCAATGAGGGGCAATTTCAATCCTGAAGCTTGTGTAGGAGAAGGTGCCGTAATCAAACAAATGACCCAATGTTACAGAATCCCAGAAAGTTCACTTGTACCTCCCAAGCATAGTGAAATAAACGTGACGAATGGAGATCTGAATGAATTTTCTGTGAATAATGATTACTTGAAGTTTGCTACCCATGATAACTACCAAACTGGGCCAGCTTTTGGTTTTCATGATGCCCCAGACTATTCAGATGTTTTCGCAATGGGTAAAAAAAGAGAACACAATGCTATCAGTGATCATCAGATTTCTTTTAGAATTGATTTCGACAACTCAAATAGAGCAAGGCAGTTCTGTAGTAATGACCCCCATTCCACTAGCTCTCAAACATCTTATTATCCTGAAACACGCAAAAAAATGAGACCAGAAAATCACAGCAATCGCCTCAATGGAGCCACAGgaaatttttcttcctcatcGGTATTTTCAGATAGTCGGAATACAAATAAAATTTCATCTGTAAACCCTGGAATTTGTACCTTGGCTGACATACAAAGGTTGATGGTCCTTGAGAAATCACGAGCTTTCCAAAAAATTATTGACTTTGGGGCATCAGGACACAACATCGCACAGCAACAAGTTGAACCTGCTGTGCAAAATATTGTTGGTGAAGAGTTTATTGCTTTACCTGATAAACAGATCAGAAGCTTCAGTGCGCAAAACATACCATTGTCTGGCAGTACAGTGAGCCCTCTGGGAGAAAGTAATATTCTGAGGAATGGAATGCATCAAATTCAGCCTTGGGAAATCACATCTATGCAGGATCACTGTAGCAACAATTTTGCTTTACCAGGTACATGCTCTGGATACTTAAAAGCAGGGTACACACAATTGTCTAGCAGTGTAGTGAACCCATCCATAGATAACTATATTCAGAGTAATGCTATTCATCAGCAtcaatcctttgaaaatgttaTGGCTAAGGAGCCAATCTTGTTGTCTGAAACACACAACACTTCCAGTCAAGAGGCTCATAAGTACTGCATTGCTGCTGCTACTGATGATCACATCAGAACTACAAGTGATGAAGTTGTGAGGGCCACTTCTCAACCTACAAGCCAGTCAACTAGAAGTGGGAACTGCCATCTAGACCCACCTAGATTGACTGCAGAAGAAAACTCCACCGAGAAGCCAAGAAAAAGGGGCCGCCCAAGAAAAGATGCAAAGCCCAATGGGAAACCAAAAGAAAAAGGTACTAGAGGAAAACAAAATGTTGGTCATGCAAAAACCATGTCGCCGAAAGGTGCATGTACTGACTCCTTAAAAACTAATGGGACTACATATGCTTCTGAACCTTCCAATGGAATTACTCCTAGGATGGCAAATGTGGAGTCGAAAAGCTCTGACCATGATAAGCATACTGGCATAACTACCAAGGCTACTTATGGAGGAATCATTCCTCAAGCTACAGCATCAATGCTAGATCCTTTAGATGGAATAATTCAAAAGCTTAAGGTCTTAAGCATAAACAGAGAAGATGAAATTGTGGCAGACATACCCCAAAATGCTCTTGTCCCTTATGGAGGTGAATTTAGTGCACTGGTTGCATTTGAGGGGAAGTCAAAGAAAAGTCGTTCTCGGGCCAAAGTGAACATCGATCCGGTCACCACAATGATGTGGAACTTATTGATGGGACCAGATATGGGTGATGGTGCTGAAAGGTTAGACAAGGATAAAGAGAAATGGCTTGATGAAGAAAGAAGAGTGTTCAAAGGACGAGTTGATTCATTCATTGCTCGTATGCATCTAGTTCAGG GGGACAGGCGTTTCTCTCGATGGAAAGGATCCGTCGTGGACTCAGTTGTGGGTGTATTTCTTACCCAGAATGTCTCGGATCATCTTTCTAG TTCTGCTTTCATGGCAGTTGCTGCCAAATTTCCTGCAAAGACAGATGTCCCTGAAAAACCTGTGGCTGAGATGTCTCACACACCTGAACAGAAGGATAGTTTTTCTGGACTTTTTGGTGATTCTATCAAGTTGCAGGGGAAGTTATTCATTGAAGAGATAAGTGACATTAGATCATTAGTCACTACAGAAGataatgaagaaagtaatagtAAGGACTTGATTGGAAGCTCTTCTGGATATGGAGTAAACCATACAGCTGGAGCATGCCAGGTCTCTTATATGAAGTCCCATGAAAATGGGCCATCAGGTTCTGTTCTTCGAGCAGCCAGCTTTTCAAGTGTGGTAGAAGCTGAAGCTGGGTCATTGGAGGATGTTATTTCTTCACAAGATTCTGCCGTTTCTTCCCAAAATTCCCCAGATTACCTCTTTCACAGAACTGACCCAATAGGTTCTAGTTCATTGCAAAATTTCGCAGAAGAGGACTATATCATGAGAAATATGTCCAATGGGATTGGCAGCTCAACTGAGTATACAACGCTTCCGCCAATGCAAGAGCCAAAAGGCATGCCCGGATCATCAGAGTATGATGGACTTAATCTCCCTCCAGTCTCAGGTGTGAACAAGGGTGTGTTCCTTGATCTAAACAGATCATATCAGCCATTTCATACTTCTATGTCCTTTGTTCAGAATGGTGAGTCTGATTTCACAGGTGTGTCATGCTTCAGCCATATAGATAAATCATTCTGCGCAGGCCCTGATAGAGTGAACTCCAGTGTGACACAATCTGAGGCTAGCCATTATCATCTTCCACCTGCTTCTGCCATGGGAAACAATAATAAAACCAAAGTAATTGATTCCTCAAACCATTCTTTGTACAGTGCAAATGCACCACTTAGTCAAGAGAGGAGAACTTGCCCTTCTGACCCTTCACAACAAGACAAATCATCACCAATAATTAAACAAAATTTCCAACCATTACATAGCTCAGAGAAAGTGCCATTTCCCAAGGAGCACTCTTCCTGTGGAAACGATTCTGTGAGGAACAAAACTGAAGCTCCTTTCATGGAATCGCATGTTTATACAAACCTTCAAGAGGTGTACACTACCACAACACAGCAAGTTCAATCAGGATGCAGCCAACATGATAATGGTGTTAGAGTTCAGGCAACAGCATATGAGAATCATCAGTCTTCAATCTTGCATGAAACCCAGAACTCTCATTCAGAGGTCTTGCAAGGAGTTGCTTCAGACTCGACACAGAAGTTCAGTGATACTCAAAAGGGGCCATCAGAAATTTCTCAAGATGGATCAAAGGCCAAGAAGGTACGGGGCCGACCTAAAAAGAAAACCTATGACTGGGACAGTTTGCGAAAAGAAGTGCTTTCCAATGGTGGGAATAAACAACGAAGTCACAATGCAAGGGATGCTGTTGATTGGGAGGCCGTTAGACAAGCAGAAGTGCGAGAAATATCTGAAACTATCAGAGAAAGAGGAATGAATAACAAGCTTGCAGAACGGATAAAG GAATTCCTTGACCGATTGGTGACAGATCATGGAAGCATTGATCTTGAATGGCTAAGAGACGTTCAACCGGACAAAGCAAA GGACTACCTTCTAAGCATTAGAGGGCTTGGACTCAAAAGTGTTGAGTGCGTTCGTCTGCTGACTCTGCATCATATGGCTTTTCCA GTGGACACAAATGTTGGTCGGATATGCGTGAGGCTTGGATGGGTTCCACTTCAACCCCTGCCAGAGTCTCTTCAGTTGCACCTATTGGAAAT GTATCCCATGCTGGAGCACATACAGAAATACCTTTGGCCTCGACTATGCAAGCTAGATCAACGGACATT GTATGAGCTTCACTACCAAATGATTACTTTTGGAAAG GTTTTCTGCACAAAAAGTAAGCCAAATTGCAATTCATGTCCAATGAGAGCTGAATGTAAGCATTTTGCTAGTGCATTTGCAAG TGCTAGGCTTGCTCTTCCGGCACCTGAAGAAAAGCGTTTGGCTACATCTGAAGATCCAAGTGTTGTAGAGTTTTTGCACCAAGCGCACATAAACTCAAGGAATGTAGGCCAACTTGAGTGGAATGCAAATTATCCTAAGCATGCTGTTTCTGGTAACCATCAGCCGATCATTGAGGAACCACCAAGCCCAGAACCTGAACCTGAAAATGCAGAAACAAAGGAGTGCGTAATAGAGGATTTCTTTTGTGAAGATCCTGATGAAATTCCTACCATTAATCTTAATATTGAGGAGTTTACACAAAACTTGAAGAATTATATGCAAGCAAACAATATCGAGATTGAAGATGCTGACATGTCAAAGGCACTGGTTGCCATTACCCCTGAAGCTGCTTCCATTCCAACTCCAAAGCTCAAGAATATTAGTCGCTTGAGGACGGAACACCAAGT TTATGAACTGCCGGATTCACATCCACTTCTGGAAGGA TTCGAACAGAGGGAACCAGATGATCCCTGCCCATATCTTCTTTCTATATGGACCCCAG GTGAAACAGCACAATCAACTGATGCTCCCAAGACATTCTGCAACTCTGGGGAGACTGGTAGATTATGTGGAAGTTCAGCATGCTTTAGTTGCAACAGTATACGAGAAATGCAGGCTCAGAAAGTCAGAGGAACGCTTCTG ATACCATGCAGAACAGCAATGAGAGGAAGCTTCCCACTTAATGGGACATATTTTCAAGTTAATGAG GTATTTGCTGATCATTACTCAAGTGAAAATCCAATTGATGTTCCACGAAGTTGGATATGGGACCTCCCAAGACGAACTGTTTACTTTGGAACCTCAGTTCCTACAATATTTAGAG GTTTAACGACTGAAGAGATACAACAATGCTTTTGGAGAG GATTTGTGTGTGTGAGGGGCTTTGACAGGACGGTGAGGGCACCAAGGCCGCTTTATGCAAGGTTGCATTTTCCTGCCAGCAAGGTTGTTAGAGGCAAAAAGCCCGGAGCGGCAAGAGAGGAAGAATAA